In the genome of Croceimicrobium hydrocarbonivorans, one region contains:
- a CDS encoding T9SS type A sorting domain-containing protein, with amino-acid sequence MNKGLLIIILLIQYFQAWTQKSYAAFDFGLESDRNRFNICLVGDTVLKSALSFYSSSTGGGIYKQLSFGSSGEILNAPEPYSSVPLYANELTFFREKGYLLYSDTLPSGQSAYPLHRVLDFVKYGEAEASWRIKGNLRAIGYPKSQIAKYSQSIWFYNLQENTLAQIAIASGDTLNELTEDLFFNQFPKNIKDNLERFTLNLINVNSDTSLFSILISDSSGFKSEPDYIIGEIDVNNLKVLNYHRVGNRSSVLFVDGFKGYMTHDYQVKNNLSQRSIVQMSINGDTLMKYPIIQRRVSPDTTISSGARTWFTILKRGDLSYYIESYQDTFWNRTSSRNHLRVIGYDQNEIVFDLSLKDSLGGYYDLKFDDAELSPEGNLVLSVGNRIEGSQGRLLFFKKTGENYFFNELNNATNYGLKMYPNISGQFVGFYCDSPIRLIQIATISGQEYLEFSPISESFTADISSLKSGLYIVRIKTENDQYIRKLIKAD; translated from the coding sequence TTGAATAAGGGTCTACTGATAATCATCCTATTAATCCAATATTTTCAAGCTTGGACTCAAAAGTCTTATGCAGCTTTTGACTTTGGCCTTGAATCAGATAGGAATAGATTTAATATTTGTTTAGTTGGTGATACGGTATTAAAAAGCGCATTGTCATTTTATAGTTCTTCTACCGGCGGGGGCATATATAAACAGTTATCCTTTGGTTCAAGTGGTGAAATTCTAAATGCACCTGAACCCTATAGCTCGGTGCCTCTATATGCTAACGAGCTTACATTTTTTAGAGAGAAAGGATACTTGTTGTATTCAGATACTTTACCATCAGGACAATCGGCTTATCCTCTTCATCGAGTTTTAGATTTTGTGAAATATGGAGAGGCTGAAGCTTCCTGGAGGATAAAGGGTAATTTAAGAGCGATTGGCTATCCTAAAAGTCAAATTGCCAAGTACTCGCAATCCATTTGGTTCTATAATTTACAGGAGAACACACTAGCTCAAATAGCGATTGCTTCTGGTGATACTCTAAATGAACTTACAGAGGATTTATTTTTTAATCAATTTCCTAAAAACATTAAAGATAATTTAGAGAGGTTCACCTTAAATTTAATTAATGTGAATTCAGATACTTCTTTGTTTTCAATATTAATAAGTGATAGTTCTGGTTTTAAATCTGAACCTGATTATATCATTGGTGAAATAGATGTTAATAATCTGAAAGTTCTCAATTATCACCGGGTTGGAAATAGATCTAGTGTTTTATTCGTAGATGGCTTTAAAGGCTATATGACCCACGATTATCAAGTGAAAAATAACCTTTCACAACGGAGTATAGTTCAAATGTCTATCAATGGAGACACTTTGATGAAATATCCTATTATTCAGCGTCGGGTATCTCCAGATACTACCATTAGTTCAGGGGCCAGAACTTGGTTTACTATATTGAAAAGAGGTGATTTAAGTTATTATATCGAATCTTATCAAGATACATTTTGGAATAGGACCTCTAGTAGAAATCACTTAAGAGTAATTGGTTATGATCAGAATGAGATTGTTTTTGACTTAAGCTTAAAAGATTCCCTAGGAGGCTATTATGATTTGAAGTTTGATGATGCCGAATTAAGTCCGGAAGGAAATTTGGTGCTCTCAGTTGGGAATCGTATTGAGGGGTCACAGGGAAGGCTTCTTTTCTTCAAGAAGACGGGTGAAAATTACTTCTTTAATGAATTAAATAACGCCACTAATTATGGTTTAAAAATGTATCCAAATATTAGTGGTCAGTTTGTTGGATTTTATTGCGATTCACCGATTCGATTAATACAGATCGCCACAATTTCTGGACAGGAATACCTTGAATTTTCACCTATTTCAGAAAGCTTTACAGCAGATATTAGCAGCTTAAAGTCAGGCTTGTATATTGTTCGTATTAAGACTGAGAATGATCAATACATTCGAAAGCTAATAAAAGCCGATTAA
- a CDS encoding C45 family autoproteolytic acyltransferase/hydolase, which translates to MPIPEHIINLDLAPKHRWAFLENHRQAVQDLIACYLEDFSGEESLLQGLSSLKENWINTEYFEEIEFIASLTSFSADEVLMANLYYDVLKFYFGCTAFALESPMGTLHARNLDWHTEANLLSKHSCIFNFQKGAKTLFKSVGWPGFIGVLSGLKPGAFSISLNAVLSNDSPEFARPISFFLRDVLSQAESYLQAKELLEQTTIASDCLLLIAGTQKGEMQVIERSPKRFASRDAEENHIVVTNDYKLLENTKQEGGQLQATSCSRYDRALELLKSSKPSDAEDCLKILQDPAVQMNITVQQMVFNVKDGSITLVKT; encoded by the coding sequence ATGCCTATCCCTGAACATATCATCAACCTCGATCTTGCACCAAAGCATCGCTGGGCTTTTTTAGAAAATCATCGCCAGGCCGTTCAGGATTTAATCGCTTGCTATTTGGAAGACTTTAGTGGGGAAGAAAGTCTTCTTCAAGGACTGAGCTCACTTAAAGAGAATTGGATTAATACTGAGTATTTTGAAGAAATAGAGTTCATAGCCTCTCTCACCAGTTTCAGCGCGGATGAAGTGCTGATGGCCAATCTCTATTATGATGTGCTTAAATTTTACTTTGGCTGCACGGCCTTCGCGCTTGAGAGTCCTATGGGAACTTTACATGCCCGCAATTTGGATTGGCATACTGAAGCGAATTTATTAAGCAAGCACAGCTGCATATTCAACTTTCAAAAAGGAGCAAAAACCCTATTTAAATCGGTAGGCTGGCCCGGCTTTATTGGAGTCTTATCCGGCTTAAAGCCTGGCGCTTTTTCAATTAGCCTCAATGCCGTATTAAGCAATGATTCCCCCGAGTTTGCTCGCCCCATTTCCTTTTTCTTACGAGATGTACTTAGTCAGGCAGAAAGCTACCTTCAAGCCAAGGAATTACTAGAGCAAACTACAATCGCTAGTGACTGTTTACTGCTTATAGCGGGCACTCAAAAAGGAGAAATGCAGGTTATTGAACGAAGTCCGAAACGCTTTGCCAGCCGCGATGCAGAGGAGAATCATATTGTGGTTACGAATGATTATAAATTGTTGGAGAACACCAAACAAGAAGGGGGTCAATTACAAGCTACTTCGTGTAGCCGATACGATCGTGCCTTAGAATTGCTGAAAAGCTCAAAACCCAGCGATGCTGAGGACTGTCTGAAAATACTACAAGACCCCGCCGTGCAAATGAATATTACGGTGCAACAGATGGTTTTCAATGTAAAGGATGGCAGTATCACTTTAGTAAAGACCTGA
- a CDS encoding abortive infection system antitoxin AbiGi family protein has protein sequence MAISTNSIIHYTNTFNKLRSIISTQGFRISYCREKVNTRGGQNYSFGIPMVSFCDIPITDYKKNFYYKKGEKLGYYGDYGIGLHKNWASSNGLNPVIYIDYNSFAGTGLRKSLDYFNDLDRSRSEYKSFELNELIQIALHAKNYQGELIINDKLIEKRYKFYDEREWRYVPKSKEIKNYPLLVNISDYDTNKDNLNEIISDCYLKFNLDDISYIILNTTQELDNIVDLLHEKTAGNDFLFKKIVTKLFTNEQIMSDF, from the coding sequence ATGGCCATTAGCACCAACTCTATAATTCATTATACAAATACGTTTAACAAACTAAGGTCAATAATTTCCACACAAGGATTTAGGATATCCTATTGTCGTGAAAAGGTAAATACTAGAGGTGGTCAAAATTACTCGTTTGGCATCCCTATGGTAAGTTTTTGCGATATACCTATAACGGATTACAAAAAGAACTTTTACTACAAGAAAGGAGAAAAGCTTGGTTACTACGGAGATTATGGGATAGGTTTACACAAAAATTGGGCCTCCAGTAATGGTTTGAATCCTGTAATATATATTGACTACAACTCCTTTGCAGGCACTGGCCTACGTAAAAGTTTAGATTACTTTAATGATTTAGATCGTTCAAGAAGTGAATATAAAAGTTTTGAACTAAATGAATTAATTCAAATTGCTTTGCACGCCAAAAATTATCAAGGTGAACTTATAATTAACGACAAGTTGATCGAAAAAAGATACAAGTTTTACGATGAAAGAGAATGGCGCTATGTACCAAAAAGTAAAGAAATAAAAAACTACCCCTTGCTCGTGAATATCAGTGACTATGATACCAACAAAGACAATCTAAATGAAATTATATCAGATTGTTATCTGAAATTTAATTTAGATGACATATCATATATTATTTTAAACACCACTCAAGAACTGGATAATATTGTTGATCTGTTACACGAAAAAACTGCAGGAAATGATTTTTTATTCAAAAAAATCGTGACAAAACTTTTCACAAACGAACAAATAATGTCTGATTTTTAA
- a CDS encoding YdcF family protein: MKKLKIILLLLIAWFLIHELFIISDGLLSQPTQSDYAVVFGNRVNPDGSLSERLEARMHKALELYNDSLVAKIFVSGGLGKEGHYEAQKMAEYLLAHQVLASDIVIDDQGNNTWLSAQNFKNSYSDSTSVVLVSQYFHISRCKLSFRKLGFTRISAVSPNYFEWRDFYALFREFFGYYKYWLLY; this comes from the coding sequence ATGAAAAAACTGAAAATTATTCTTCTGCTTTTGATCGCTTGGTTTCTCATTCACGAACTATTCATTATTAGTGATGGTCTCCTCTCCCAGCCTACGCAAAGCGATTATGCGGTGGTTTTTGGCAATAGGGTAAATCCCGATGGAAGTCTTTCTGAGCGACTGGAAGCCCGAATGCATAAGGCCTTGGAACTCTACAATGATTCGCTGGTTGCTAAAATTTTTGTGAGTGGAGGTTTGGGCAAAGAAGGACACTATGAAGCTCAAAAAATGGCAGAATATTTATTGGCTCATCAAGTATTGGCATCGGATATAGTGATCGACGATCAGGGAAACAATACCTGGTTAAGTGCCCAGAATTTTAAAAACAGCTATTCGGATTCTACTTCGGTAGTTTTGGTGAGTCAGTACTTTCACATTAGTCGCTGCAAACTGAGCTTTAGGAAACTAGGTTTTACCCGGATATCAGCGGTAAGCCCTAATTATTTCGAGTGGCGCGACTTCTATGCTTTGTTTCGAGAATTCTTTGGCTATTACAAATATTGGCTCCTTTACTAG
- a CDS encoding helix-turn-helix domain-containing protein, giving the protein MNSNSSSSSKTTIAVLPFVNMSNSSENEHFSDGISEEIINALAKIDGLKVTSRTSAFQFKGKTLSIPEIAKQLGVSSILEGSVRLSGNALRITAQLIDAAEDFHFWSETWDRSMENIFAVQDEISLLIAEKLREHIGHFEIEERPRNRTTQASAYSWYLKSKHSFAKFQKADILLALQEIERAIEIDAECPFYHASKAIYYGYLGLVKAIPGTEAFSLSKDAALRALELDANDPEANYAIGMVHYFFEKDVNTAVSYLKVALKHRPNYVNALLGGSVMDVVSGHYDRALDRLQKAFELDPLIPSHRYYLASALQRMGRYEEALIEADKVLKSIPDHSNSYYLKGIILSRLGRYEDAIAHFQHFPMSPDQEVEYSAGIGIVYATSGNKALAEEYLQKLNQENQNLHLASEENPRLIIHAYLGNFDWAFEELEKDIRAGKYYLNFYREIPAFQLLAQDPRSRLFEQIFKSDGRIEEAESTNSPKKVLLSQAQIASYKRQLLDYMNLEKPYLDASLSLRRLADQLELSPNQLSLVLNEGLGKNFNNFINLYRIEEFKLIAKDPSYAHISIVGLAYDCGFNSKSVFNTYFKQITGLTPSEYLKG; this is encoded by the coding sequence TTGAACTCTAATTCATCCTCGTCTTCTAAAACCACCATTGCCGTTCTTCCTTTCGTGAACATGAGCAATAGTTCCGAAAATGAACACTTTAGCGATGGTATTAGTGAGGAGATTATCAATGCTTTGGCCAAAATCGACGGACTGAAAGTCACCTCTCGCACTTCCGCTTTTCAATTCAAAGGCAAAACCTTATCCATACCGGAAATTGCCAAACAGTTGGGGGTTTCAAGCATTCTTGAAGGCAGCGTTCGACTTTCGGGCAATGCCCTGCGAATCACCGCTCAATTGATTGATGCCGCCGAAGATTTTCATTTTTGGTCCGAAACCTGGGACCGTAGTATGGAGAATATTTTTGCGGTGCAGGATGAAATTAGCCTCCTGATTGCTGAAAAACTGCGGGAACATATCGGCCACTTCGAAATTGAAGAAAGGCCAAGGAATCGGACTACACAGGCCAGTGCCTATTCCTGGTATTTGAAAAGCAAGCACAGTTTTGCTAAATTTCAAAAGGCCGACATTCTTTTGGCCCTACAAGAGATTGAGAGAGCCATCGAAATTGATGCGGAATGTCCTTTTTACCATGCCTCCAAAGCTATCTATTATGGTTACCTCGGACTGGTAAAGGCTATTCCGGGAACGGAGGCTTTTAGTCTGTCCAAAGATGCCGCCCTACGCGCTTTGGAGCTAGACGCCAATGACCCCGAAGCCAATTATGCGATTGGTATGGTGCATTATTTCTTTGAGAAGGATGTCAACACCGCCGTTTCCTACCTCAAGGTGGCTTTAAAACATCGCCCTAATTATGTGAATGCCCTTTTGGGCGGATCGGTTATGGATGTGGTTTCCGGTCATTATGATCGAGCTTTGGATCGCCTGCAAAAGGCCTTTGAACTGGATCCCCTCATTCCTTCGCATCGCTATTATTTGGCCTCTGCCCTGCAGAGAATGGGACGTTATGAGGAAGCTTTAATCGAAGCCGATAAGGTCTTAAAGTCCATTCCCGATCACAGCAATTCCTATTATTTAAAAGGAATCATTCTTAGTCGTTTGGGACGGTATGAAGATGCCATTGCGCATTTTCAGCATTTCCCCATGAGCCCTGATCAAGAAGTGGAGTATTCCGCGGGAATTGGAATCGTATATGCCACTTCAGGCAATAAGGCTTTAGCTGAAGAGTACCTGCAAAAACTAAATCAGGAAAACCAGAATTTGCATTTAGCTTCTGAAGAAAATCCCAGGCTTATTATTCATGCCTATCTGGGCAATTTTGATTGGGCTTTCGAAGAATTGGAAAAGGACATTCGCGCCGGCAAGTACTATTTAAACTTCTATCGCGAGATCCCCGCCTTTCAGCTGCTGGCCCAAGATCCTCGCAGCCGACTCTTTGAGCAGATTTTTAAATCGGATGGACGTATCGAGGAAGCGGAAAGCACAAACAGTCCTAAAAAGGTATTGCTAAGCCAAGCGCAAATTGCCAGCTACAAAAGGCAGCTCCTGGATTATATGAATCTGGAAAAGCCCTATTTAGATGCAAGCTTGAGCTTACGCCGATTGGCAGACCAACTTGAACTTTCGCCCAATCAATTATCCTTGGTACTCAATGAAGGCCTAGGCAAGAACTTCAATAATTTCATCAATCTCTATCGTATTGAAGAATTTAAGCTTATCGCCAAGGATCCAAGTTATGCCCATATCTCTATTGTAGGATTGGCCTACGATTGCGGCTTTAATTCTAAATCGGTATTCAATACCTATTTCAAACAAATTACCGGTCTTACGCCTTCTGAATATTTAAAAGGCTAG
- a CDS encoding NAD(P)-dependent alcohol dehydrogenase produces MKVVSYHQYGPPEVLKIEDRPKPIPKDNEVLVRVYATTVTSGDTRLRSSNFPGIAWLIVRLVYGLFTPKKKVLGHEFAGVVEAVGKEVRKFAPGDEVLGTPTGLETGSYAEYLSIPENRSKGVLGLKPKSLDFNEAAALPVGGMTALYLLQKAAIQKGQKVLIYGASGSVGSIALQIAKAKGAIVTAVCSSTNFEMVQSLGADELIDYKSQDYSMLGTQYDIVLDAVGKSSKTKAKKILKKEGQFVSVAGITKPKQEHLDALCRLAKEGKIKPYLSKVYPLNQIVAAHEYVDLGHKKGNIAIDMKP; encoded by the coding sequence ATGAAAGTTGTAAGCTATCACCAATATGGTCCTCCTGAAGTGCTGAAAATTGAGGATCGTCCAAAGCCTATACCCAAAGACAATGAAGTACTGGTGCGAGTATATGCCACCACCGTTACTTCTGGAGATACGCGTTTGCGGAGTTCCAATTTCCCGGGAATCGCCTGGCTTATCGTGCGCTTGGTTTATGGTCTTTTTACTCCGAAGAAGAAAGTTCTTGGTCATGAATTTGCCGGTGTGGTAGAAGCCGTTGGTAAGGAAGTGCGCAAATTTGCTCCTGGAGATGAAGTGCTGGGCACCCCTACCGGCTTGGAAACCGGTTCCTATGCCGAATACCTTAGTATTCCTGAAAATCGCAGCAAAGGGGTGCTTGGACTGAAGCCCAAAAGCCTAGACTTTAATGAGGCAGCAGCCTTACCGGTAGGCGGAATGACAGCCTTATATCTCCTGCAAAAAGCTGCCATTCAGAAAGGACAAAAAGTGCTGATTTATGGGGCTTCCGGCAGTGTGGGAAGCATTGCCCTGCAGATTGCCAAAGCCAAAGGAGCTATCGTAACAGCCGTGTGCAGTTCTACTAATTTTGAGATGGTACAAAGCTTGGGAGCGGATGAACTTATCGATTACAAAAGTCAGGACTACTCTATGCTCGGTACCCAATATGATATTGTATTAGATGCGGTGGGTAAAAGCTCCAAAACCAAGGCCAAGAAGATCCTAAAAAAGGAAGGCCAATTTGTTTCAGTGGCCGGCATCACCAAGCCTAAACAAGAACATTTGGATGCATTATGCCGATTAGCCAAAGAAGGAAAAATTAAACCTTATCTCTCCAAAGTTTATCCCCTCAACCAAATTGTTGCAGCACATGAATATGTGGATCTAGGCCATAAAAAAGGGAATATAGCGATTGATATGAAGCCTTAA
- a CDS encoding alpha/beta fold hydrolase, whose product MRTAIKYFALFALLLIISCKKSGYYEGEHFFISNAGAEMPVFVKGNIESGTFILFLHGGPGGNASLPSFMPVSKELEKDFAFAYWDQRGSGLSMGNPEASTFTVEQFVDDLDLVVETIRLRYHNPRIVFYGISWGGALGSAYLSTKNYQEKVDGFICMDSGHNLVEGLPKSVEFVEAYAQKQIDQNVDKAYWTEARDWCASKPNMTVKENYFKYDAYLSNTNAYRKDPNQKVQGPEVGLRGSLNSYLSLAVFFNGQYLVPRFNILELNLSPDMAKIKIPSLVIWGRHDGVNTIEMGFDAFHSIGGPDFTDKYMVILENSAHEGYIEEQDLFIESFRRFVNSLKN is encoded by the coding sequence ATGAGAACCGCTATAAAATACTTCGCACTATTCGCTTTACTTCTTATTATCTCTTGCAAAAAATCGGGGTATTACGAGGGCGAACATTTCTTTATAAGCAATGCCGGTGCAGAAATGCCGGTCTTTGTAAAGGGCAATATTGAGTCGGGCACCTTTATTCTTTTTCTGCATGGCGGACCAGGTGGGAATGCCTCCCTACCCTCCTTTATGCCCGTTTCCAAAGAGTTGGAAAAGGACTTTGCTTTTGCTTACTGGGATCAAAGAGGCTCTGGTTTATCGATGGGAAACCCTGAAGCCAGCACATTTACGGTAGAACAATTTGTAGATGACTTAGACCTGGTGGTGGAAACCATTCGCTTGCGATATCACAATCCTCGCATAGTATTTTACGGTATTAGCTGGGGCGGTGCTTTGGGCAGTGCCTATCTCAGTACCAAAAATTATCAGGAAAAAGTGGATGGTTTTATCTGCATGGATAGTGGCCATAATCTGGTGGAAGGACTACCCAAATCGGTGGAGTTTGTGGAGGCCTATGCCCAAAAGCAGATTGACCAAAATGTCGATAAAGCTTACTGGACCGAAGCCCGGGATTGGTGTGCCTCTAAACCCAATATGACGGTGAAGGAGAATTACTTTAAATACGATGCTTACTTATCCAATACCAATGCCTATCGCAAAGATCCCAATCAAAAAGTACAGGGACCCGAGGTAGGATTGCGGGGCAGCCTTAATTCTTATTTATCCTTAGCAGTCTTTTTCAATGGTCAGTATTTGGTACCGCGCTTCAATATTTTGGAGCTCAACTTGAGTCCAGATATGGCTAAAATCAAAATCCCCAGTTTAGTGATATGGGGTCGCCATGACGGGGTAAACACCATCGAAATGGGCTTTGATGCTTTTCATAGTATTGGTGGTCCGGATTTCACCGATAAGTATATGGTGATCCTCGAAAACAGCGCCCATGAAGGCTATATCGAAGAACAAGATCTCTTCATTGAGAGCTTTCGCCGCTTTGTAAATTCACTCAAAAACTAA
- a CDS encoding NAD(P)/FAD-dependent oxidoreductase, translated as MEAKQSFEVIIIGGSYAGLSAGLALGRALRKVLIIDRGKPCNRYTPHSHNFVTHDGEEPAVIAEKAKAQVLAYPTVQFKEDLAVKASKQENHFEIECATGNIFRAKKLLFATGVKDLMPEIPGFANCWGKSIIHCPYCHGYEVKEAKTGIFAAGDAAMHYAQLISNWTADLSIYSNGPSGLKPDQLALLKKHQIPVIEKEIAAFDEEQGQLKRILFRDGTTQSIEAIYSKPSFEQHCPLPASLACLLNEQGLLEVDFMQRTTQPHIYACGDSASPFRAVSYAVASGSIAGAVINNDLIEEEF; from the coding sequence ATGGAAGCAAAGCAATCCTTTGAAGTCATTATAATTGGTGGAAGTTATGCCGGTTTATCTGCGGGCCTGGCCTTGGGTAGAGCCTTGCGAAAGGTCTTGATTATCGATAGAGGCAAGCCTTGCAATCGCTATACTCCACATTCCCATAATTTCGTCACCCATGATGGTGAAGAACCCGCTGTGATTGCGGAAAAAGCCAAAGCTCAGGTACTAGCCTATCCTACGGTTCAATTTAAAGAAGACCTAGCTGTGAAGGCATCCAAGCAAGAGAATCACTTCGAAATTGAATGCGCTACGGGCAATATTTTCCGAGCTAAGAAATTACTCTTTGCCACTGGTGTTAAAGATCTGATGCCCGAGATCCCAGGATTTGCCAATTGTTGGGGTAAAAGCATTATTCACTGCCCCTATTGCCATGGCTATGAGGTAAAAGAGGCTAAAACCGGCATTTTCGCAGCGGGCGATGCGGCCATGCATTATGCTCAACTTATCTCCAATTGGACTGCAGATCTCAGCATTTATAGCAATGGCCCTTCCGGCTTAAAGCCTGATCAATTGGCGCTTTTAAAGAAACATCAAATTCCAGTGATCGAAAAAGAGATCGCGGCCTTTGATGAAGAGCAAGGTCAGTTAAAGCGAATCCTCTTTAGAGACGGGACCACACAAAGCATAGAAGCCATTTACAGCAAACCCAGCTTTGAGCAACATTGCCCCCTCCCCGCCTCCTTAGCTTGCCTGCTAAATGAGCAAGGCTTATTGGAAGTCGACTTTATGCAAAGAACTACTCAGCCTCATATCTATGCTTGCGGCGATAGTGCCAGTCCATTTAGAGCGGTATCCTATGCCGTAGCCAGTGGCAGCATTGCCGGGGCAGTGATTAATAATGATTTGATTGAGGAGGAGTTTTAA
- the crtD gene encoding 1-hydroxycarotenoid 3,4-desaturase CrtD encodes MANKAIVIGSGIAGLATAARLASKGYQVQVFEASAQPGGKLGLIGDERYRFDSGPSLFTLPQLIDQLIHDCGREPRDYFNYYQKDTACHYFWPDGTFIKAYADKEAFAEEVQSRLQVPAQKLLSYLKRSAFIYRYTEKVFLRRSLHRFKSYLHRDTLASIIRMPRLGLGGSLHRYNHKMLQHPKLVQLFDRFATYNGSDPFQTPGVMSSIPHLEHNIGTFYPKGGMHQIARSIYQLALDLGVEFHFNTKVERILSKNAKAYAVQVGNEIHEADVIISNMDVVPTYRYLMPQEKAPEKTLQQERSSSALIFYWGIKKEFPQLDLHNIFFSADYEQEFKAIFQEQTIGDDPTIYLNISSKEGEGDAPEGCENWFILINAPGNTGQDWDALIPKVRRQVLDKLSASLNVDIESLIEYEDYLDPRRIESRTSSYQGSLYGAGSNDTFSAFLRHPNFSRYLQGLYFCGGSVHPGGGIPLCLMGAEITANLIEEDYAN; translated from the coding sequence ATGGCAAATAAAGCAATTGTAATTGGTAGTGGTATCGCTGGCCTGGCTACCGCGGCGCGCTTGGCATCCAAGGGTTATCAGGTGCAGGTTTTTGAAGCCTCAGCCCAGCCAGGAGGGAAGTTGGGCCTAATTGGCGACGAGCGCTACCGCTTTGATAGCGGACCTTCTTTATTTACCCTTCCTCAGTTAATCGATCAATTAATTCACGATTGTGGTAGGGAGCCGCGCGATTATTTCAACTATTATCAGAAAGATACTGCCTGCCACTATTTTTGGCCGGATGGCACCTTTATTAAGGCCTATGCGGATAAGGAGGCTTTCGCCGAAGAAGTTCAAAGCAGATTGCAGGTGCCCGCTCAAAAGCTTCTGAGCTATTTAAAGCGTTCGGCCTTTATCTACCGCTATACCGAAAAGGTATTCCTCCGGCGCAGTTTACATCGCTTTAAATCCTATTTGCATCGGGATACCCTAGCCTCCATTATTCGTATGCCCCGACTGGGTTTGGGAGGTAGCTTACATCGCTATAACCATAAAATGCTGCAGCATCCTAAATTGGTGCAGCTCTTCGATCGCTTTGCTACCTATAATGGCAGTGATCCCTTTCAAACGCCAGGGGTGATGAGTAGCATTCCGCATTTGGAGCATAATATCGGTACCTTTTATCCTAAAGGTGGGATGCATCAAATAGCGCGGTCCATTTATCAATTGGCCCTCGATTTAGGGGTGGAATTTCACTTCAATACTAAAGTAGAGCGCATACTTAGCAAAAATGCTAAAGCCTATGCTGTTCAAGTGGGAAATGAAATTCATGAGGCGGATGTCATCATCAGCAATATGGATGTGGTGCCCACCTATCGGTACTTGATGCCCCAAGAAAAAGCCCCCGAGAAAACCTTGCAGCAGGAGCGAAGTTCCTCCGCCTTAATCTTTTATTGGGGTATCAAAAAGGAATTTCCCCAATTGGATTTGCACAATATCTTTTTCAGTGCCGACTATGAGCAGGAGTTCAAGGCTATTTTTCAAGAGCAGACCATTGGCGATGATCCCACTATTTATCTAAATATCTCTTCTAAAGAAGGGGAGGGCGATGCTCCGGAAGGCTGCGAGAATTGGTTTATCCTTATAAATGCGCCTGGCAATACGGGGCAAGATTGGGATGCCTTAATTCCCAAAGTTCGTCGGCAGGTTTTAGATAAGCTCAGTGCCAGCCTCAATGTAGATATTGAGTCCTTAATCGAATATGAAGATTATCTGGATCCCCGTCGAATTGAAAGTCGCACTTCCAGTTATCAGGGTTCCCTCTATGGTGCCGGATCTAACGATACTTTCTCGGCTTTTCTACGCCACCCCAATTTTAGTCGCTATTTGCAAGGCCTTTATTTTTGTGGTGGATCGGTGCATCCCGGTGGTGGTATTCCGCTTTGCTTGATGGGAGCCGAAATCACCGCCAATCTAATTGAAGAAGATTATGCAAACTAG
- a CDS encoding DUF4199 domain-containing protein has product MMSDYLRYGLSISRKNGLFLAAFLTVFFLAMRALGLAHEYYLRVFNALILILLIGRGILSYRSKLEDEHYGTFFDLYRISLRTAFIGVALFSVFLAIYLDQIDPAFMQEIQEVESPVPFMSPVMAAGIVFIEGLGSSLIFSYLVIQFLKKPTVEFKTEKA; this is encoded by the coding sequence ATGATGAGCGATTATTTGCGGTATGGATTAAGTATTTCGAGAAAGAATGGATTGTTCTTAGCGGCTTTCCTCACGGTGTTTTTCTTGGCTATGCGAGCTTTAGGCTTAGCCCATGAGTATTATTTAAGGGTATTTAATGCCTTGATATTAATCCTCTTAATCGGCAGAGGAATTTTAAGCTATCGCAGCAAATTGGAAGACGAGCACTACGGCACATTTTTCGATTTATACCGAATATCGCTACGTACCGCTTTTATTGGGGTCGCCTTATTCAGCGTTTTTCTGGCTATTTACCTCGATCAAATTGACCCGGCCTTTATGCAGGAAATTCAAGAGGTAGAAAGTCCGGTTCCCTTTATGAGCCCGGTTATGGCAGCGGGAATAGTTTTTATCGAAGGCTTGGGTTCTTCCCTGATCTTTAGCTATTTGGTAATCCAATTCCTTAAAAAGCCCACGGTAGAGTTCAAGACCGAAAAAGCCTAG